The proteins below are encoded in one region of Neorhodopirellula lusitana:
- the rpoC gene encoding DNA-directed RNA polymerase subunit beta' — MSIGETSNYDRINDYASVRISLARPQDIKSWSFGEVKKPETINYRTYRPEKDGLFCERIFGPEKDWECACGKYRGMKYKGMICDRCGVKVTHSRVRRKRMGHIELAAPVVHIWFFKAMPSRLGNLLAMKTSSLEKVIYFQDYVVIDPGETDLESLQLLTEEEYRAARQQYGPGSFEADMGAEAVRKLLNRLDLVPLSEQLRIDLEETGSKQKKKDLINRLKIVESIRDSDNRPEWMVLDVIPVIPPDLRPLVLLDSGNFATSDLNDLYRRIINRNNRLRKLVDLNAPEVIIRNEKRMLQQSVDALFDNNRCKRPVLGSSNRPLKSLTDMIKGKQGRFRENLLGKRVDYSARSVIVVGPRLKIHQCGLPKKIALELYQPFIIRRLKELGHADTIKSAKKMLERKDEEVWDILEQVITNHPVMLNRAPTLHRMGIQAFEPTLVEGNAIHLHPLVCKGFNADFDGDQMAVHLPLSIEAQVEAHTLMLSTNNVFAPSNGKPIMSPSQDIVMGCYYMTVVMPDQKGEGMVFSGYEEVDYALAQGVVELHSKIKLRLPKFQKLKTDDESGIYGDTIDTTPGRVRFNDMLPDGMDYYNRAMRSGDLAKTISDCYQRLGRRPTIHLLDDMMQMGFRESTRSGLSFATDDLVTPDTKLKFIKDAEKTVMKHKKAYDRGLMTGKERYNQVLDAWTHAREEITSDMMKAMENDIREGGWYINPVFLMSHSGARGGIEQIRQLAGMRGLMAKPTGEIIETPIKANFREGLSVLEYFSSTHGARKGLADTALKTADSGYLTRKLADVAQNVVVTMHDCGTTQGITKGVVYRGEKVEVSLADSINGRVSLKSIVNPITDELIVGASEMVTPEIARNIEQMGLEKIQVRTPMACDAPLGVCRCCYGMDMATGSMVEEGMAVGIIAAQSIGEPGTQLTMRTFHIGGSVSKQVEESDIKSGRDGEVRFTRMKAVTNTEGRDVVLTRNGQVMLVDDRGREIESYDIPTGSTLMVKEGDKVTTGQVLCEWNPYSIPILSEVTGKIRFEDVVEGETMRLDREASGNTRMTIVDHKGDLHPQLVIEDGEGRPLHAQYLPERATISVKEGEQIAPGAVLAEMPRETGGVSDITGGLPRVTEIFEARKPKDPAVIAEVDGEVEILSERKRGKRTIIVRSESGIEREHLVPHGKHFLVHTGDIVKAGQALVDGALVPHDILRVTGEEAVQQYLLHEIQQVYRSQRVEINDKHGEIIIARMLRKVKVETAGDTNLLPGSVMDRFHFRKSNQEMRGCLKIADPGDTDYTEGTIVPKEALEQTNAEVEAMGGTIAKGKRCKSATASTQLLGITKAAVQSNSFISAASFQETTKVLTEAALAGKVDKLVGLKENVILGHLIPAGTGFRIFQESEVNYRREALEELAAAPVTALEESFPLLGGDGETADTAASSGDNN, encoded by the coding sequence ATGTCAATTGGCGAAACCAGCAACTACGATCGCATCAACGATTACGCATCGGTACGCATCTCGCTCGCCCGACCTCAAGACATCAAAAGCTGGTCGTTCGGCGAAGTCAAGAAGCCAGAAACGATCAACTACCGTACCTATCGCCCAGAAAAAGACGGCCTGTTCTGCGAACGGATCTTTGGTCCAGAGAAAGACTGGGAATGCGCCTGCGGTAAATACCGCGGCATGAAATACAAGGGCATGATCTGCGACCGTTGTGGTGTGAAGGTCACACACAGCCGCGTTCGTCGTAAACGAATGGGCCACATCGAGTTGGCCGCGCCTGTCGTTCACATCTGGTTCTTCAAAGCAATGCCCTCGCGTTTGGGCAACTTGCTGGCGATGAAGACCAGCTCGCTCGAAAAGGTCATCTACTTCCAAGATTACGTCGTCATCGATCCAGGCGAAACTGATCTGGAATCGCTGCAGCTTTTGACTGAAGAAGAGTACCGCGCCGCCCGTCAACAATACGGCCCCGGCTCTTTCGAAGCCGACATGGGTGCCGAAGCAGTTCGCAAGCTGCTCAACCGTCTTGATCTGGTGCCGTTGTCCGAACAACTTCGTATCGACCTGGAAGAAACCGGATCGAAGCAGAAGAAAAAGGACCTGATCAATCGCTTGAAGATCGTTGAGTCGATTCGCGACAGCGACAACCGTCCTGAGTGGATGGTGCTTGACGTCATCCCTGTCATTCCACCCGACTTGCGTCCGCTTGTGTTGCTCGACTCGGGCAACTTCGCGACGTCCGACCTGAACGACTTGTATCGCCGGATCATCAACCGGAACAACCGGTTGCGTAAGCTTGTCGACTTGAATGCTCCGGAAGTCATCATTCGCAACGAAAAGCGAATGCTGCAACAGTCCGTTGACGCTCTCTTCGACAACAATCGCTGCAAGCGTCCCGTCCTGGGTTCGTCCAACCGACCCCTGAAGTCGTTGACGGACATGATTAAGGGTAAGCAAGGTCGTTTCCGTGAAAACCTACTTGGTAAGCGAGTCGATTACTCGGCACGTTCGGTGATCGTCGTTGGACCACGCCTGAAGATTCACCAATGTGGTCTTCCCAAGAAAATTGCGTTGGAACTGTACCAACCCTTCATCATTCGTCGCTTGAAAGAGCTCGGCCACGCCGACACGATCAAGTCGGCCAAGAAGATGCTCGAACGCAAAGACGAAGAAGTTTGGGATATCCTCGAGCAAGTCATCACCAACCACCCGGTGATGCTGAACCGTGCTCCAACGCTTCACCGGATGGGCATTCAGGCATTTGAACCGACCCTGGTTGAAGGCAACGCGATTCACTTGCACCCACTGGTTTGCAAGGGCTTCAACGCTGACTTCGACGGTGACCAAATGGCCGTCCACTTGCCGCTTTCGATCGAAGCTCAAGTCGAAGCACACACGCTGATGTTGTCGACCAACAACGTCTTCGCACCGTCCAATGGTAAGCCCATCATGAGTCCTTCCCAGGACATCGTCATGGGTTGCTACTACATGACCGTCGTGATGCCCGATCAAAAGGGCGAGGGCATGGTTTTCAGTGGCTACGAAGAAGTGGACTACGCATTGGCACAAGGTGTCGTTGAACTCCACTCGAAGATCAAACTGCGTTTGCCTAAGTTCCAAAAACTGAAGACAGACGACGAATCGGGTATCTACGGCGACACGATCGACACCACCCCCGGGCGTGTTCGATTCAACGACATGCTTCCCGACGGGATGGATTACTACAACCGAGCCATGCGTTCGGGCGACCTCGCCAAGACGATTAGCGATTGCTACCAACGTCTCGGTCGTCGTCCAACCATTCACCTGCTCGACGACATGATGCAGATGGGCTTCCGCGAGTCCACTCGCAGCGGCCTGTCCTTTGCGACGGATGACTTGGTCACCCCCGACACCAAGCTGAAGTTCATCAAGGACGCTGAAAAAACGGTTATGAAGCACAAGAAGGCTTACGACCGCGGACTGATGACCGGTAAGGAACGATACAACCAGGTTCTTGACGCATGGACCCACGCTCGTGAAGAGATCACGTCGGACATGATGAAGGCGATGGAAAATGACATCCGCGAAGGCGGTTGGTACATTAACCCTGTGTTCCTGATGTCCCACTCCGGTGCTCGTGGTGGTATTGAGCAAATTCGTCAACTCGCCGGTATGCGTGGTTTGATGGCGAAGCCAACCGGTGAAATCATCGAGACCCCCATTAAGGCCAACTTCCGCGAAGGCCTGTCGGTACTCGAGTATTTCAGTTCGACGCACGGTGCTCGTAAGGGTCTTGCCGACACGGCGTTGAAGACCGCTGACTCGGGTTACCTGACTCGTAAACTCGCCGACGTTGCCCAAAACGTGGTTGTCACGATGCACGACTGCGGTACCACTCAGGGCATCACCAAGGGTGTTGTTTACCGTGGTGAAAAAGTCGAAGTGTCGCTCGCCGATTCGATCAATGGTCGTGTCAGCCTGAAGTCAATCGTTAACCCGATCACCGACGAATTGATCGTGGGTGCGTCGGAGATGGTGACGCCCGAGATCGCTCGTAACATCGAACAAATGGGCCTGGAGAAAATTCAGGTCCGCACGCCGATGGCTTGCGATGCTCCCCTGGGCGTATGCCGTTGCTGTTACGGCATGGACATGGCGACGGGATCGATGGTCGAAGAGGGCATGGCCGTCGGTATCATCGCCGCTCAGTCGATCGGTGAACCTGGTACTCAGCTGACCATGCGTACCTTCCACATTGGTGGTTCGGTATCCAAGCAAGTCGAAGAGTCGGACATCAAGTCAGGTCGTGACGGGGAAGTTCGCTTCACTCGCATGAAGGCTGTGACCAACACCGAAGGCCGCGACGTTGTACTAACGCGTAATGGTCAAGTCATGTTGGTCGATGACCGTGGACGGGAAATCGAGTCCTACGACATCCCAACCGGTTCGACCTTGATGGTCAAAGAAGGCGATAAAGTCACCACCGGCCAAGTTCTTTGCGAATGGAACCCGTACTCGATTCCAATCCTGTCGGAAGTCACCGGTAAGATCCGCTTCGAAGACGTGGTCGAAGGTGAAACCATGCGTCTTGACCGCGAGGCCTCCGGTAACACCCGGATGACAATCGTCGATCACAAGGGTGACCTTCACCCTCAACTTGTGATCGAAGATGGCGAAGGTCGTCCATTGCACGCTCAGTACCTACCTGAACGTGCGACGATTTCGGTTAAGGAAGGCGAGCAAATCGCACCAGGTGCCGTGCTTGCTGAAATGCCTCGTGAAACCGGCGGTGTTTCGGACATCACCGGTGGTCTACCTCGAGTTACCGAAATTTTCGAAGCTCGTAAGCCGAAGGATCCAGCCGTGATCGCCGAAGTCGATGGCGAAGTGGAAATCCTTAGCGAACGAAAACGTGGCAAGCGAACCATTATCGTCCGCAGTGAATCCGGCATCGAACGCGAACACCTCGTTCCTCACGGTAAGCACTTCTTGGTCCACACCGGCGACATCGTCAAAGCGGGTCAAGCGTTGGTCGACGGAGCACTTGTGCCTCACGACATCCTGCGAGTGACCGGGGAAGAAGCCGTGCAGCAATACCTGCTTCACGAAATCCAACAGGTCTATCGCAGCCAGCGTGTGGAAATCAACGACAAGCACGGCGAAATCATCATCGCCCGTATGCTTCGTAAGGTGAAAGTGGAAACCGCCGGCGACACCAACCTGTTGCCAGGCAGCGTGATGGACCGTTTCCACTTCCGCAAATCCAACCAGGAGATGCGGGGTTGCTTGAAGATCGCCGATCCAGGCGATACCGACTACACCGAAGGCACAATCGTTCCGAAGGAAGCGTTGGAACAAACCAACGCCGAAGTCGAAGCGATGGGCGGCACGATCGCCAAGGGCAAACGCTGCAAGAGTGCAACGGCGTCGACTCAGTTGCTTGGGATCACCAAAGCTGCTGTTCAGTCGAACTCGTTCATCAGTGCGGCGTCGTTCCAAGAAACCACCAAGGTATTGACCGAAGCTGCTCTGGCAGGCAAGGTCGACAAGCTGGTCGGGCTGAAAGAGAACGTCATCCTGGGTCACTTGATCCCAGCGGGGACGGGTTTCCGAATCTTCCAAGAATCGGAAGTCAACTATCGTCGCGAGGCCCTCGAGGAATTGGCCGCTGCTCCGGTAACCGCTCTGGAAGAGTCCTTCCCACTGCTAGGTGGTGACGGGGAAACGGCTGACACCGCCGCTTCATCGGGCGACAACAACTAG
- a CDS encoding AAA family ATPase — protein sequence MSGRDDDAVLRSIRLFREALSQTQELYVEAGKIAEGSYGWLAGDDADANVSMASQMNDLHQGFVMKVFAETLPDPSAQTMQHRQLGRVLLEHIWGTPVMGTQLHEAIDWLIGTAKDLSWYDVTRPFLELPSLRDQWGEVETMAMRLATLIAVVDGSEDSKDRARIERIQQELEQAKHQSRVSASAAGTGASGFAGNRSAAGASQGGGMDRSLASGGRDAETPVKDHQADIDHARDAIAWLRGEAKRLREGTDAQPGIGKDAANQATPTTVGGPPKSSTESAAKTTTQGEAPVDDRTPEERLAEARAKLDRLIGLDAIKNQIQTLSNFLKMEKHRAEAGLPTTSPSLHMAFVGNPGTGKTTVARIVADIYGALGVLSKGHLVETDRSGLVAEYAGQTGPKTNAKIDEALDGVLFIDEAYTLVDESGQDQYGREAVQTLLKRMEDQRDRLVVILAGYPKEMTKMIRSNPGLSSRVGTTMHFDDYDAEALCRIFELIAAKAKYELPAASRKRLLRGFAHLYFNRDRHFGNGRTSRNSFERSVRRLANRISSASEITRELLVTMQPEDIELPGLTDTQLTALAEPEGMVRVVCELCDSPQVIDDAGLGIEIKCESCHEPFVPKWGSPVIDLKVPDADDDTASDA from the coding sequence ATGTCTGGTCGCGACGACGATGCGGTTTTACGTTCCATCCGCTTGTTTCGGGAGGCGCTTTCGCAGACTCAAGAGCTGTATGTCGAGGCCGGGAAAATTGCCGAGGGCAGTTACGGGTGGCTCGCAGGCGACGATGCGGACGCGAATGTCAGCATGGCATCCCAAATGAATGACCTGCATCAAGGGTTTGTGATGAAGGTGTTCGCCGAGACGTTGCCTGACCCAAGTGCTCAAACGATGCAGCATCGCCAGCTCGGCCGCGTGTTGCTGGAACACATTTGGGGAACGCCCGTGATGGGAACCCAACTTCACGAGGCGATCGATTGGTTGATCGGGACGGCAAAGGATCTTTCTTGGTACGACGTCACTCGCCCATTTCTGGAACTGCCGTCGTTGCGGGACCAGTGGGGTGAAGTGGAAACAATGGCGATGCGTTTGGCGACGTTGATCGCCGTCGTCGATGGTAGCGAGGATTCCAAAGACCGGGCTCGCATCGAACGGATCCAGCAGGAACTGGAACAAGCCAAGCATCAATCGCGAGTCTCGGCGTCCGCTGCCGGAACTGGGGCCAGTGGCTTCGCCGGGAATCGTAGCGCCGCGGGAGCATCGCAGGGGGGCGGAATGGATCGGTCCCTAGCCAGCGGTGGTCGGGACGCCGAGACACCCGTCAAAGATCATCAGGCGGATATTGATCACGCCCGTGATGCAATTGCTTGGCTGCGTGGCGAAGCGAAGCGGCTTCGCGAGGGAACTGACGCTCAGCCAGGGATCGGCAAAGACGCTGCGAATCAAGCCACGCCAACCACCGTGGGTGGGCCACCCAAGTCGTCCACCGAATCGGCAGCGAAGACCACGACTCAAGGCGAGGCACCTGTCGATGATCGAACGCCGGAAGAGCGTCTGGCCGAGGCGCGGGCGAAGTTGGATCGGCTGATCGGACTGGATGCGATCAAAAATCAAATTCAAACGCTTTCCAATTTTCTGAAAATGGAAAAGCACCGAGCGGAGGCGGGGCTGCCGACGACGAGCCCCAGTTTGCATATGGCGTTTGTCGGGAACCCGGGAACGGGCAAGACCACGGTGGCGCGAATCGTAGCCGATATCTATGGCGCGTTGGGTGTGTTGAGCAAAGGGCATTTGGTTGAAACCGACCGGAGTGGTCTGGTTGCCGAGTACGCCGGGCAGACTGGCCCCAAGACGAACGCGAAGATCGATGAGGCACTGGATGGCGTGCTGTTCATCGACGAGGCCTACACCTTGGTGGACGAAAGTGGCCAAGATCAATATGGGCGGGAAGCCGTGCAGACGTTGCTGAAACGCATGGAGGATCAGCGAGATCGGTTGGTGGTGATCTTGGCGGGGTACCCCAAGGAAATGACCAAGATGATTCGCAGTAATCCGGGATTGAGCTCGCGAGTCGGCACGACCATGCACTTCGACGACTACGACGCGGAAGCCCTGTGCCGCATCTTTGAGTTGATCGCAGCAAAGGCCAAATACGAATTGCCCGCCGCCAGTCGCAAACGCTTGCTGCGGGGATTTGCCCATTTATATTTCAATCGGGATCGGCATTTCGGGAATGGGCGGACATCCCGAAACTCATTCGAACGAAGTGTCCGGCGTCTGGCCAACCGGATCTCGTCGGCGTCCGAAATCACACGTGAACTGCTGGTGACGATGCAGCCCGAGGACATCGAGTTGCCAGGGCTGACGGATACCCAATTGACCGCTCTTGCCGAGCCCGAAGGCATGGTCCGCGTCGTTTGCGAGCTATGTGACAGTCCGCAGGTGATCGATGACGCTGGGCTTGGGATCGAGATCAAATGCGAGTCATGCCACGAACCGTTTGTCCCGAAGTGGGGTAGCCCGGTGATCGACTTGAAGGTGCCCGATGCCGATGACGACACAGCGTCAGACGCCTGA
- a CDS encoding methyltransferase domain-containing protein, translated as MSSIDTEKVVRDRYSDAANARTPSLCCPIEYNTEYLKAIPKEIIERDYGCGDPSRHVRAGETVLDLGSGGGKICFIAAQVVGAAGKVIGVDLNDEMLDLARRSQPAVAKAIGFDNVSFRKGKIQDLAVDRDEIEQHLADNPVTDELGLRQLEQFLDAIRKERPMIADESVDVVVSNCVLNLVDADEKELLFDEILRVLRPGGRAVISDIVADEPVPESMQADPELWSGCISGAFERSAFMDAFEQAGFVDVRLEELQSEPWQTVDGIAFRSATVIAYRPSLATDGEELMEQTQEFLQTPAASIQSVYRGPFKHVVDDEGRMYTRGETCTDALSHAAQREAIADQFVTYGADTDDLSVARPMTLPVSGEGCCGGGNC; from the coding sequence ATGTCTTCCATTGACACCGAAAAAGTCGTTCGCGATCGATACTCCGACGCCGCCAACGCACGCACACCCTCGCTATGCTGTCCGATTGAATACAACACGGAGTATCTAAAAGCGATTCCCAAAGAGATCATTGAGCGAGACTACGGGTGCGGCGATCCATCGCGACATGTGCGTGCAGGCGAGACCGTCTTGGACCTGGGAAGTGGTGGCGGCAAGATCTGCTTTATCGCGGCGCAAGTGGTAGGAGCCGCCGGCAAGGTGATCGGTGTGGACCTGAACGACGAGATGCTCGATCTTGCTCGACGATCCCAGCCTGCCGTCGCGAAGGCAATTGGCTTTGACAACGTTTCATTCCGCAAAGGAAAGATCCAAGATCTCGCTGTGGATCGTGACGAAATCGAGCAGCACCTCGCCGACAATCCAGTCACCGATGAACTTGGCCTACGTCAGCTCGAACAGTTCTTGGATGCGATACGAAAGGAACGCCCCATGATCGCTGATGAATCAGTCGACGTGGTGGTCAGTAATTGCGTCTTGAACCTAGTGGACGCCGACGAAAAGGAACTGCTATTCGATGAGATCCTTCGCGTCCTTCGTCCCGGTGGCCGCGCTGTCATCAGCGATATCGTCGCGGATGAACCTGTGCCGGAATCAATGCAGGCCGATCCCGAACTTTGGAGCGGTTGCATCTCCGGTGCCTTTGAGCGATCCGCCTTCATGGATGCCTTTGAACAAGCTGGGTTTGTTGATGTTCGCCTTGAAGAACTGCAAAGCGAACCCTGGCAAACCGTTGACGGAATCGCCTTCCGGTCGGCGACCGTGATCGCTTATCGCCCAAGTCTTGCCACCGATGGTGAGGAACTGATGGAACAGACCCAGGAGTTCCTGCAGACTCCCGCTGCATCCATTCAGAGCGTGTACCGCGGCCCCTTCAAACACGTCGTCGACGACGAAGGCCGGATGTACACCCGTGGCGAAACCTGCACCGATGCACTCAGCCATGCCGCTCAACGGGAAGCGATCGCGGATCAGTTCGTGACCTACGGAGCCGACACCGACGACCTCTCGGTTGCCCGTCCAATGACTTTGCCGGTCAGTGGCGAGGGCTGCTGCGGTGGCGGGAACTGCTAG
- a CDS encoding acylphosphatase — protein sequence MANQQEVRRTVYRYRGHVQGVGFRVNAIQQARGLQVVGFVRNEPDGDVLMDVQGPRKEVEELAKRVQSSMSLKINEVLIDQRDPLPDREGFKIRY from the coding sequence ATGGCGAATCAACAAGAAGTGCGGCGTACCGTGTACAGATATCGCGGCCACGTGCAGGGTGTTGGATTTCGCGTTAACGCAATTCAGCAAGCGCGAGGCTTGCAGGTCGTGGGGTTTGTCCGCAACGAGCCCGATGGGGACGTTCTGATGGACGTCCAGGGGCCTCGGAAAGAGGTGGAAGAGCTGGCCAAGCGTGTTCAGTCTTCGATGAGTTTGAAGATCAACGAAGTCTTGATCGACCAACGCGATCCGTTGCCGGACCGCGAAGGTTTTAAGATTCGATACTGA
- the gyrA gene encoding DNA gyrase subunit A has translation MADDGENTNDGDEIEDVNQGNSPPENNAGGENNAGGGDNAGGNGDDPPGNTAAGAAGAGDEGNGRSNIPIGGSSGGYGALRMVDLPIEDELRESYLTYAMSVIVSRALPDVRDGLKPSQRRILVAMNDLNLGPGSKRVKCAKISGDTSGNYHPHGESVIYPTLVRMAQEWNMRSLLIDKQGNFGSVAGLPPAAMRYTEARLSATAAQMLEDIKLDTVDFVPTYDEARTEPTVLPSKFPNLLINGSGGIAVGMATSIPPHNPTEVCDAIIKLVDEPDTTIDELCEIIPGPDFPTGGIICGRAGIRRGYKTGRSTMVVRAKCSVEEMRGNRSRIIISEIPYQQYRDRIVEKIAALVNGDRIKGISAIRDESDLNEPVRLVVELKRGEDPDVILSQLYKFSPLQDTFSLIFLALVDGKPRELTLKEILQEFLRHRSNVIRRRTQFLLARARRRKHSVEGLLLALTNIDEIIKTIRTSRTQPEAKERLMQIQCPSSMLERALGDTGFKQFVSERGAAENYTLTSVQTDEILRMRLGQLVNLEQEKLSGEHAELLTEILDYLDILATPQRVSDMIKEDLEEMKRRFGDKRRTQISNEELGNIDLEDLITEEPMVVSISHRGYIKRTPTSVYNTQRRGGKGLKGAKSDEEDPIEHLFVASTHAYLLFLTTTGKVRWQKVYDIPQLARDAKGRAIVNLLQMEEGEQIAQCLAVRDFNQPGHYVAMATRSGLIKKTPLEQYSRPKRGGIIAIKLREGDELVDAAVVGPGDEMLLVTADGMAIRFRESDSRPMGRNTSGVKGISLMGEDRLAGMVVTDPEATLLTVCENGYGKRTPFGPNVTEVSEDAETDEGAGESVGEEEASSTSSSARYRTQKRGGKGLRDIRTSERNGKVIGIARVTDEDELFMMTAKGKLQRIRAADINVIGRNTQGVRIMNVDQGDHLIAVVRVPAEEKSDEEATPATTEEVAAVATPEASEGTVEDASENTPEGDSESGPETSEE, from the coding sequence TTGGCTGACGACGGCGAAAATACCAACGACGGTGACGAAATCGAAGACGTCAACCAAGGCAATTCTCCCCCAGAAAACAATGCTGGTGGCGAGAACAACGCGGGTGGCGGAGACAATGCTGGCGGCAACGGAGATGATCCGCCGGGCAATACTGCCGCGGGAGCAGCCGGTGCGGGCGACGAAGGCAATGGACGCAGCAACATCCCCATTGGCGGTTCGTCAGGCGGCTATGGGGCCCTGCGAATGGTCGACCTGCCGATCGAAGACGAGTTGCGTGAAAGCTATCTGACTTACGCGATGAGCGTGATTGTCAGTCGTGCTTTGCCTGACGTTCGAGACGGCCTGAAACCGTCCCAGCGGCGGATTTTGGTCGCCATGAACGACCTGAACCTCGGCCCAGGCTCCAAACGGGTCAAATGTGCCAAGATTTCTGGTGACACGTCGGGTAACTATCACCCGCACGGCGAAAGCGTGATCTATCCGACCTTGGTTCGGATGGCTCAAGAATGGAACATGCGAAGCCTGTTGATCGACAAGCAGGGGAACTTCGGTAGCGTCGCCGGTTTGCCGCCCGCTGCGATGCGGTATACGGAAGCGAGATTGTCCGCGACCGCGGCACAGATGCTCGAGGACATTAAGCTCGACACGGTCGATTTCGTTCCGACGTACGATGAAGCGCGTACCGAACCAACCGTGCTTCCCAGCAAGTTCCCCAACCTTTTGATCAACGGATCCGGTGGGATTGCTGTTGGGATGGCGACCAGCATTCCGCCGCACAACCCGACCGAAGTTTGTGACGCGATCATCAAACTGGTTGATGAGCCCGACACGACAATCGACGAGCTTTGCGAGATTATCCCGGGCCCTGACTTCCCGACCGGCGGCATCATTTGCGGTCGCGCGGGGATTCGTCGCGGCTACAAGACGGGACGATCCACGATGGTCGTTCGTGCGAAGTGCTCGGTCGAAGAGATGCGAGGCAACCGGTCCCGCATCATCATCTCGGAAATCCCTTATCAACAATACCGTGACCGGATTGTTGAAAAGATTGCTGCTCTGGTGAACGGAGACCGTATCAAGGGCATCTCAGCAATTCGCGATGAAAGCGATCTGAACGAGCCCGTACGGCTAGTCGTTGAACTCAAGCGTGGCGAAGATCCCGATGTGATCTTGAGCCAACTTTATAAGTTTTCGCCTCTCCAAGACACGTTCTCGCTGATCTTCTTGGCGTTGGTTGACGGCAAGCCTCGCGAGTTAACGCTCAAAGAAATACTGCAGGAGTTCTTGCGTCACCGCTCGAACGTTATCCGGCGCCGAACTCAATTCTTGCTCGCTCGGGCACGCCGCCGCAAGCATAGCGTCGAAGGATTGCTGCTGGCACTGACCAATATCGACGAGATCATCAAGACGATTCGCACCAGCCGGACTCAGCCGGAAGCGAAAGAACGCTTGATGCAAATCCAGTGTCCTTCTTCCATGTTGGAACGGGCACTCGGCGATACCGGTTTCAAGCAATTCGTTTCCGAACGCGGTGCAGCGGAAAATTACACGCTGACCAGTGTTCAGACCGACGAAATCCTGCGAATGCGTCTGGGTCAGCTCGTCAACCTGGAACAGGAAAAACTGTCCGGCGAACACGCCGAATTGCTGACCGAAATTCTGGATTACCTTGACATTCTCGCAACCCCACAGCGGGTCAGCGACATGATCAAAGAAGACCTGGAAGAAATGAAACGTCGCTTCGGGGACAAACGACGGACCCAGATCAGCAACGAAGAACTGGGCAACATCGATCTCGAAGACCTGATCACCGAAGAACCGATGGTGGTCTCGATCAGCCACCGTGGTTACATCAAACGAACCCCGACCAGCGTTTACAACACCCAGCGTCGTGGCGGCAAAGGGCTCAAGGGAGCCAAGAGCGACGAAGAAGATCCGATCGAACACTTGTTCGTTGCCAGCACGCACGCCTACCTGTTGTTCTTGACGACGACCGGCAAGGTTCGCTGGCAAAAGGTCTACGACATCCCGCAATTGGCCCGAGACGCCAAGGGCAGGGCGATCGTGAACCTATTGCAAATGGAAGAAGGCGAGCAAATCGCACAGTGCTTGGCAGTTCGCGATTTCAATCAGCCCGGCCACTATGTCGCGATGGCGACACGCAGCGGTTTGATCAAGAAAACCCCGCTAGAACAGTACAGTCGGCCTAAACGAGGCGGCATCATCGCGATCAAACTTCGCGAAGGTGACGAGTTGGTCGATGCTGCCGTTGTGGGTCCCGGCGACGAAATGCTGTTGGTCACCGCGGACGGCATGGCGATTCGATTCCGTGAATCCGATTCACGTCCGATGGGCCGGAACACTTCCGGCGTGAAAGGCATTTCACTGATGGGCGAAGATCGCCTAGCCGGCATGGTCGTCACCGATCCGGAAGCAACATTGCTGACGGTTTGCGAAAACGGATACGGCAAACGGACCCCCTTCGGCCCGAACGTGACCGAAGTCAGCGAAGACGCCGAAACCGATGAAGGTGCCGGCGAAAGCGTGGGCGAAGAAGAAGCCAGTTCGACCAGCAGTTCCGCTCGATACCGAACGCAAAAACGCGGCGGTAAGGGACTGCGAGACATTCGCACCAGCGAACGAAACGGCAAAGTGATCGGAATCGCTCGAGTCACCGATGAAGACGAACTCTTCATGATGACCGCCAAGGGCAAACTGCAACGTATTCGTGCCGCCGACATCAACGTCATCGGACGCAACACACAAGGTGTTCGCATCATGAATGTGGACCAGGGCGATCACTTGATCGCGGTCGTCCGCGTGCCTGCCGAAGAAAAGTCGGACGAAGAAGCAACACCTGCGACGACGGAAGAAGTGGCAGCAGTCGCCACGCCGGAAGCAAGTGAAGGTACCGTCGAAGACGCCTCTGAAAATACTCCAGAGGGCGATTCAGAAAGCGGTCCCGAAACCAGCGAAGAATAG